In Deltaproteobacteria bacterium, the sequence ATTATCGTCTTCACAACCTGCACGGGTGTAGGAAACCTCTGAAAAAGTTATGGTTGAACCTTCAACGCTGTAGGCTCCACCACCAGTGTTACAACCCGTAAACACTGCAACCTCACCATCTTCACCAAATACAACCGTGGGAGTTGTACTGAGATTTACAGCACTCGCAGACCCACCTTCCATAAAGCTATTGATGGTCCATTCAGCGCCTACCAAGTCGCGATCTGGATCTGCCAACTCGGAATCCAGAAAAACCAAAGTGGCATCTGCACCGGTAAGCGTCACCCTATCGTTGCTGTAGTCAAAGCCCGGAGATGCTTGTAGAAAGCCAACGAACCAATCGTCTTGCTCCATCAGCGGCGTGTCACAAGCCATCTCCGTCATGCCGAGTAA encodes:
- a CDS encoding META domain-containing protein, translated to MSMVSLLALSCLTIACSDSDAGSEGDANGASFMNLDFILESSDGFEPADGGTVRIRFREGEMSELGFFLGGGCNSVAGDFTLTDGVMTVTLLGMTEMACDTPLMEQDDWFVGFLQASPGFDYSNDRVTLTGADATLVFLDSELADPDRDLVGAEWTINSFMEGGSASAVNLSTTPTVVFGEDGEVAVFTGCNTGGGAYSVEGSTITFSEVSYTRAGCEDDNASWVDAHIQTVIVAGSVSYEIDAARLTIEGESKGLGAYTE